One genomic region from Cryptococcus gattii WM276 chromosome C, complete sequence encodes:
- a CDS encoding Hypothetical Protein (Similar to TIGR gene model, INSD accession AAW42311.1), whose protein sequence is MSSRKGKARAQSPDERTLLLPEPSHSHSHAVPPIEQPPARHARVRSVFFIVSIVVTSLLLSVLLFIILLAASFKPSPSELSDLPQTAFKFTPPSSISIVNITDDGILVNVSLSCGIDADRALGVQEFYQESERQKAAERGDRGVGAAWWESLRRKSANWLTGSLHQKQMSLDISKGVYVFPQDSSSPPLGHIDLLGPLSIPLVTGVPALRPDHPDLSWLKPISFTTFVKPMASSGEIWDFIRQGWLHGGLTVVVGAEDVQTSLEDGEERWWGRWVSMKEKDLSLQMELPIPRLPGLPRPGRPLDLSRLVSLQNYSLSNADDKDLVINAMATMPNFVRHLDFFQNANFTVPFGLPFAILLPSSQGDVTMAKVILQPVNVGQEKMIELRMSGTVTADLDRATDGNDTSALSTFLQNYLHGRASPIIVRGLSHYPNSSFLPVAPPLWLLSTLPSLSLDLSFLGPSPPPQIIRTVTIERMTIVEKDGKMKASGIIVAEVEMPKDMRDVDVDVRAVRPDVLVYDGPPPLDNVHDHRADREQDEYPVKAFGHIHPAEWLPSATTRSPDPSTPHRFIVRAPLSNVDLDILPGRENIMSEFVSKVIFKGGAVAGVQGLSDVQVQVKGVKGEMEVEDLPVRGEFWVGKKKAL, encoded by the exons ATGTCCAGTCGCAAGGGCAAGGCAAGAGCTCAGTCCCCGGACGAGCGCACACTCCTCCTGCCTGAGCCTTCTCATTCTCATTCTCACGCTGTGCCTCCTATCGAACAGCCTCCTGCCCGCCATGCACGAGTGCGCTCAGTCTTCTTTATCGTCTCAATCGTCGTCACTTCTCTGCTTCTATCAGTCCTTCTCTTTATAATACTCCTCGCGGCCTCATTCAAACCTTCACCTTCAGAGCTGTCCGATCTTCCCCAGACTGCCTTCAAATTCACACCGCCATCATCCATTTCGATCGTCAACATCACCGATGACGGTATCTTGGTCAACGTATCGCTCTCATGTGGTATTGATGCTGATCGCGCACTGGGCGTTCAGGAGTTTTACCAAGAATCGGAACGCCAAAAGGCAGCCGAACGAGGCGATCGTGGCGTGGGTGCAGCGTGGTGGGAATCGTTGAGAAGAAAGAGTGCAAACTGGTTAACTGGGTCGCTGCATCAGAAGCAGATGTCGTTGGATATCTCGAAGGGAGTCTATGTCTTCCCCCAAGACAGTTCTTCTCCACCGTTAGGTCATATCGACTTGTTGGGACCACTGTCTATTCCGTTGGTGACCGGCGTTCCCGCCCTGCGCCCGGATCATCCCGACTTATCGTGGCTGAAACCGATATCTTTCACAACGTTCGTCAAGCCAATGGCATCAAGTGGTGAAATATGGGACTTTATTCGCCAGGGGTGGTTGCACGGTGGCTTGACCGTGGTCGTAGGAGCTGAAGACGTCCAAACAAGtttggaagatggggaAGAGAGATGGTGGGGACGATGGGTGAGCATGAAGGAAAAAGATCTCAGTTTGCAGATGGAATTACCTA TTCCACGTTTACCTGGTCTGCCTCGTCCTGGACGTCCTCTTGACCTGTCGCGCCTTGTGTCCCTGCAGAACTACTCTCTATCAAACGCAGATGATAAAGATCTGGTTATCAACGCCATGGCTACAATGCCCAACTTTGTTCGCCACCTCGACTTTTTCCAGAATGCCAATTTTACTGTCCCGTTTGGTTTACCATTCGCGATATTGTTGCCATCATCTCAAGGCGATGTCACAATGGCAAAAGTCATTCTTCAACCTGTGAATGTCGGacaggagaagatgattgaGCTTAGGATGTCAGGAACCGTCACTGCCGATCTTGATAGGGCTACTGATGGTAATGACACCTCTGCCTTGTCGACTTTCCTTCAAAATTACTTGCACGGTCGTGCTTCACCCATCATCGTCCGGGGTCTCTCCCATTACCCTAACTCTTCATTCCTCCCTGTAGCGCCTCCTCTATGGCTACTCTCGActctcccttctctctcACTCGACCTCTCTTTTCTCGGTCCTTCTCCACCGCCCCAAATAATCCGCACGGTAACCATTGAGAGAATGACTATTgtggagaaggatggaaagatgAAAGCTAGCGGTATCATTGTGGCCGAAGTTGAGATGCCCAAGGATATGCGGGACgtggatgtggatgtgCGGGCTGTTAGACCAGATGTGTTGGTATACGACGGTCCTCCACCTCTGGATAATGTCCACGACCACAGAGCGGACAGAGAACAAGACGAATATCCGGTAAAAGCGTTTGGACATATCCATCCGGCGGAATGGTTGCCCTCAGCGACGACCCGTTCCCCTGATCCTTCTACACCACATCGATTCATAGTGCGTGCACCATTGTCCAATGTTGATCTCGACATACTGCCGGGAAGGGAGAACATCATGTCGGAATTTGTGTCCAAGGTCATATTCAAGGGTGGAGCAGTAGCTGGTGTTCAAGGGTTGTCTGATGTGCAGGTTCAGGTGAAGGGTGTTAagggagagatggaggtTGAGGATCTGCCGGTCAGAGGAGAATTCTGGGtaggaaagaagaaagcATTATGA
- a CDS encoding ER to Golgi transport-related protein, putative (Similar to TIGR gene model, INSD accession AAW42313.1) gives MPSKKGKSKSNSRANSAGNSNSTQNAADLPNGAPTIPDEAAAPQAAPSDKTVELKPIQGGEEQKQGQNHEHKDEGFSEQSQVEEQEEQNDVPVDERIRILEDDLETTRQEKEALGNQYRSLLGKLTAMRTTLGDKLKEDAEELDRRETQINNLVTENSELHETVTALKSELSSLSQESSHLSAQLAQLRSQSDSSSSDVLSLTREMRELRGEMERLRMEREEWEVEAGRERERRETLEDDLRVFERREQDMCSALEKLTEERDKEKERGDNLQEVLSEFQAAKDSEIQQATAELETQLRTAAESLSEFKLRAANAETRLSEVSSDASKSSALEKELKDKNQIIGKLRHDAVVSNEHLKEALRRLRKNQSDNNVDRRLVTNILLSFLTTSRGDPKRFEMLALLATILSWDDAEREKAGLQRQGAMEGGGKGKAIKGKDKESEKNAEEEAAMNESFSNLFVEFLLKEASQGQPSQIGTSDHQPHRTLSSLSLDSPPIFSPTHGPAAGSMTFLPPSSSPRQRPRGMSGDSTVSERPMMMSGRKASYVLKDVMEGQGQTYHP, from the exons ATGCCCAGCAAAAAGGGAaaatccaagtccaacTCAAGGGCGAACTCTGCTGGAAATTCCAATTCGACGCAGAACGCGGCCGACCTTCCGAACGGTGCTCCCACTATCCCGGACGAGGCAGCAGCTCCTCAGGCGGCGCCGTCCGATAAGACAGTCGAGCTCAAACCGATACagggaggagaagaacaGAAACAAGGACAGAATCATGAACATAAAGATGAAGGATTCTCTGAGCAATCACAGGTGGAAgagcaggaagagcagAACGATGTGCCGGTGGATGAGCGGATAAGAATCCTTGAGGACGATCTAGAGACCACAAGGCAAGAAAAGGAGGCACTTGGGAACCAGTACAGAAGCCTACTTGGGAAATTAACAGCTATGAGGACGACGCTTGGAGATAAGCTTAAAGAAGATGCT GAGGAACTGGATCGACGAGAGACGCAGATCAATAATCTCGTCACTGAAAATAGCGAGCTTCACGAAACTGTCACCGCACTCAAATCCGAACTCTCATCCCTCTCCCAGGAATCTTCACACCTTTCTGCCCAGCTTGCCCAACTCCGCTCTCAAAGTgattcttcttcatcagaCGTGCTCTCTCTCACACGGGAAATGAGAGAGTTGCGCGGTGAAATGGAGAGATTGAGAATGGAGAGGGAAGAATGGGAAGTAGAAGCtgggagggaaagagagcGTAGAGAGACATTAGAGGACGATTTGAGGGTGtttgagagaagagagcAAGATATGTGTAGCGCCTTAGAGAAGCTCACGGAAGAGAGAGAtaaagaaaaggagagaggagatAATTTGCAAGAAGTGCTGAGCGAGTTTCAAGCGG CGAAAGACTCAGAAATACAGCAGGCAACTGCCGAACTTGAAACGCAACTCCGCACAGCAGCAGAATCCCTTTCAGAGTTCAAACTCCGTGCTGCCAATGCCGAAACTCGATTGTCCGAGGTTTCTTCAGATGCTAGCAAGTCCTCCGCTCTCGAAAAAGAACTAAAGGACAAGAATCAGATTATTGGAAAACTACGACATGATG CTGTGGTGAGCAATGAGCATTTGAAAGAGGCGTTGAGAAGATTACGGAAGAATCAATCTGATAACAATGTTGACCG ACGCTTGGTAACAAATATCCTCCTCTCATTCCTTACGACATCGCGAGGTGACCCTAAGCGTTTTGAAATGTTAGCTTTACTGGCCACCATCCTTTCATGGGACGATGCTGAGCGTGAAAAAGCTGGGTTGCAACGTCAAGGTGCCATggagggaggagggaaaggCAAGGCAATCAAAGGCAAGGACAAAGAGAGTGAAAAAAATgccgaagaagaggctGCAATGAACGAA TCTTTCAGCAACTTGTTTGTCGAGTTCCTCCTCAAAGAAGCTTCTCAGGGTCAACCATCTCAGATCGGTACATCAGATCACCAGCCTCACCGAACACTGTCATCCCTTTCTCTCGACTCACCTCCTATATTTTCGCCTACCCATGGTCCTGCAGCCGGATCCATGACATTTTTGCCcccatcttcttcgcctAGACAAAGGCCTCGAGGAATGTCAGGCGATTCCACCGTATCGGAAAGGCCCATGATGATGAGTGGGAGAAAAGCGAGTTATGTATTGAAAGATGTGATggaagggcaagggcaaaCATATCATCCATAG
- a CDS encoding uncharacterized protein (Similar to TIGR gene model, INSD accession AAW42312.1), with protein MSRLLCTLLFALLSVQFCLAQRLATRINENGYTVVITGPNGFDGTGTLPSSMALAMSTSVSTTSRMTQSRLDSSTVSSTPSANAVDSWGGDVNAARTGSASASGSTSVASSTASATTKQTNASAAMSHAESSAPLPTPFNFGPVAIITLTSAISLWASVV; from the exons ATGTCTCGTCTCTTATGCACACTCCTTTTTGCTCTTTTGTCTGTCCAGTTCTGCCTGGCGCAGCGACTGGCGACCCGTATCAATGAG AATGGATATACTGTCGTCATCACCGGTCCAAATGGATTCGATGGCACGGGAACTCTCCCCTC CAGTATGGCTCTAGCTATGTCCACTTCTGTATCCACCACTTCGCGGATGACGCAGAGCCGACTCGACAGCAGTACGGTCTCTTCCACCCCCTC TGCAAATGCTGTTGACAGTTGGGGCGGTGATGTCAATGCTGCTCGGACAGGATCAGCATCTGCTTCAGGTTCGACAAG TGTTGCCTCCTCCACCGCCTCTGCCACCACAAAACAAACTAACGCTTCGGCCGCCATGTCTCATGCTGAGAGCTCCGCGCCTTTACCTACGCCTTTTAATTTTGGCCCTGTAGCCATAATAACTCTAACGAGTGCTATCTCTTTATGGGCTTCAGTAGTCTAA
- a CDS encoding uncharacterized protein (Similar to TIGR gene model, INSD accession AAW42692.1): protein MSDPISLIADPLTLPNGIRVPNRLVKAAMAEGIGLGGGPPQPNHLRLYEQWAQGGWGMIISGNVQIDRKHLASPHDLTITPSTIDRIAYRRLALAVASSNPEPPLLIMQISHPGLQSSSTVNFSRLPHEPAIGPCSARPDMNGGIMGWLWGHAVWPRKSRKIRDPEDWLSIVDKFVAGAVLAEEAGWDGVQVHAAHGYLLAEYLSPLTNPNPMQLPGVPDSVPVRLHLLYLVLEGISRKTSKSFIKAVKVNCSDFVHGGLDEDQASELIKTMVSWQLLDIIEISGGTYAQPAFAYPETLSSPSKRQSLFSHFTTSLLPLLPPPPQGPAIMLTGGLHNRELIASSLAERACDIVGIGRPACIIPDLPRRIILNQAVADDEASFGTYTIPHATAVKFLLGGPSTAKGKGISLVGAGVSTLWHTWQMCRIGRGAEPDEKMSWFRGLMVEEIWEGMIVRGVSLMLSWRGNV from the exons ATGTCAGACCCGATCAGCCTCATCGCCGATCCGCTCACCTTGCCCAATGGCATCCGCGTACCCAACAGACTCGTAAAG GCTGCTATGGCAGAAGGCATCGGTCTGGGCGGGGGACCCCCTCAACCAAATCATCTACGGCTGTATGAACAATGGGCCCAAGGCGGGTGGGGAATGATCATCTCTG GGAATGTACAAATCGATCGCAAGCATCTTGCCTCACCACACGACTTGACGATAACTCCATCTACAATAGACCGGATAGCATATCGTCGTCTGGCATTGGCCGTCGCCTCCAGCAATCCAGAACCTCCTCTTCTTATCATGCAAATATCCCATCCGGGCCTCCAATCATCTTCGACTGTCAACTTTTCACGCTTGCCCCACGAGCCCGCAATCGGGCCATGTTCAGCACGTCCAGACATGAATGGCGGCATAATGGGCTGGCTGTGGGGTCATGCCGTGTGGCCTAGAAAGAGTAGGAAGATAAGAGACCCCGAGGACTGGTTGAGTATCGTGGACAAGTTTGTTGCAGGCGCGGTGCTAGCTGAAGAGGCAGGATGGGATGGAGTACAGGTGCATGCGGCCCACGGGTACCTGCTGGCAGAGTATCTATCCCCGCTG ACAAACCCAAACCCTATGCAGCTGCCAGGGGTCCCAGATAGTGTACCTGTACGCCTGCACCTTCTCTACCTTGTACTTGAAGGCATAAGTCGGAAAACGTCCAAATCGTTCATCAAGGCCGTCAAAGTCAACTGCTCTGATTTCGTTCATGGAG GTCTCGACGAAGATCAGGCATCAGAATTGATCAAGACCATGGTATCATGGCAACTACTGGACATTATTGAAATATCTGGAGGAACGTATGCCCAACCCGCTTTCGCATATCCTGAAACCTTGTCATCCCCATCCAAGCGTCAATCTCTCTTTTCTCACTTCACAACGTCCCTTTTACCTCTCCTTCCACCTCCCCCACAAGGTCCCGCTATAATGTTGACCGGAGGGCTGCATAATAGAGAGTTGATAGCGTCCTCACTGGCGGAGAGAGCGTGTGACATTGTTGGAATCGGGAGACCGGCCTGTATCATTCCGGATCTGCCTCGGCGTATCATTCTGAATCAAGCTGTAGCCGATGACGAAGCTTCCTTTGGCACATACACTATTCCTCACGCCACGGCCGTCAAATTCCTTCTCGGAGGCCCGTCCACCGCAAAAGGTAAAGGCATATCGCTCGTGGGAGCAGGCGTTTCAACATTGTGGCATACATGGCAAATGTGCCGGATAGGAAGAGGAGCCGAACCAGACGAGAAGATGTCGTGGTTCAGAGGGTTGATGGTGGAAGAAATATGGGAGGGAATGATTGTGCGAGGCGTCTCGCTGATGCTAAGCTGGAGAGGCAATGTATAG
- a CDS encoding phenylalanyl-tRNA synthetase beta chain, putative (Similar to TIGR gene model, INSD accession AAW42316.1), translating to MPTITVDKAELYRRLEKEYSFEEFDELCFEFGIELDEDTTIQVEEARKKGLPTPPPQLKIEIPANRYDLLCIEGLARALRIFLEKDVPPSYKLDIPEKMQEVYVEASTSPLRPYFASAVLRLARPMNQLEYESFIDLQDKLHQNLCRMRKFVAIGTHDLDTIEGPFRYMCKDPKQIKFAPLNRDTENTAEELMTIYEADRHLSKYLHLIKDAPAYPIIYDSKDRVLSMPPIINSQRSKIVPGKTTNIFIDTTATDKTKLDIVINMVCTMFAEYCRVPFHIEPVRVHMPDGTSHITPPLEPRATTASSSYINAAIGLSLSRQEICTLLTRMSLSATPSPSSEDLLDVLVPCTRPDILHECDIMEDAAIAYGFNNLPREMPTTNTVAKAFPVNRLGDIIREECAMAGWVEALPLILCSHDENFAWLNRPDPGHYAVQLANPKSLEYQVIRTSLLPGMLKTARENKALPLPMKIFEVSDVAVQDPTEERQARNYRRLCAVYMDRKAGFEVAHGLLDRVMQILAVPFLEKKENEGNYGYYIASADDPTYLPGRAAHVFYRPKPGAHPSKPTPSTSSSNPIQSFTSDLKAALHAEKGSSWERDINIGSLGILHPSVLVNFELIRPCSALEIDVEPLL from the exons ATG CCCACCATCACCGTCGACAAGGCCGAGCTCTACAGGCGgttggagaaggagtaCT CTTTCGAAGAATTTGATGAACTTTGTTTTGAGTTCGGTATTGAGCTCGACGAGGAC ACCACAATTCAAGTTGAAGAAGCTCGTAAAAAGGGACTTCCTactcctcctccccaaCTCAAGATTGAGATTCCTGCCAATCGATATGACCTACTCTGTATTGAAGGCCTCGCGAGGGCCTTGAGAATCTTCTTGGAAAAGGATGTGCCTCCCAGCTACAAGCTCGATATCCCGGAGAAGATGCAAGAAGTTTATGTCGAAGCTTCT ACCTCACCTCTTCGACCATACTTTGCCTCAGCCGTTCTTCGTCTTGCCCGACCTATGAACCAACTCGAATACGAGTCTTTCATTGATCTCCAAGACAAGCTTCACCAAAACCTTTGCCGAATGAGGAAGTTCGTTGCCATCGGTACGCATGATTTGGATACCATCGAGGGACCTTTCAGGTACATGTGCAAGGACCCTAAGCAAATCAAGTTTGCGCCTCTTAACAGGGATACGGAGAACACTGCCGAGGAGTTAATGACCATATATGAG GCCGACAGACATCTCTCCAAGTATTTGCACCTCATTAAGGATGCCCCGGCGTATCCTATCATCTACGATAGCAAGGACCGAGTATTGTCTATGCCCCCTATCATTAATTCTCAGC GCTCCAAGATTGTACCTGGCAAGACAACTAACATCTTCATTGACACAACCGCTACTGACAAGACCAAACT TGACATCGTCATCAACATGGTTTGCACCATGTTTGCCGAGTACTGCAGGGTTCCTTTCCA CATCGAGCCTGTCAGAGTCCACATGCCTGATGGCACCTCCCACATCACCCCTCCTCTGGAACCACGTGCCACCAcagcttcctcttcttACATCAATGCCGCTATCGGTCTTTCCCTGTCTCGCCAGGAAATTTGCACACTCTTGACCCGTATGTCTCTCTCTGCCACCCCGTCACCTTCAAGCGAGGATCTTCTCGATGTTCTTGTTCCTTGCACTAGGCCAGACATTCTACACGAGTGTGACATTATGGAGGATGCGGCGATTGCCTACGGCTTCAACAATTTGCCGAGAGAGATGCCCACTACGAATACCGTGGCCAAGGCGTTCCCTGTGAATAGGCTGGGCGATATTATCAGGGAGGAATGTGCGATGGCTGGCTGGGTTGAGGCTCTGCCTCTGATTTTG TGCTCTCACGACGAGAACTTTGCCTGGCTCAACCGTCCTGACCCTGGTCACTACGCGGTTCAGCTTGCCAATCCAAAGTCCCTCGAGTACCAGGTCATCCGTACCTCCCTTTTGCCCGGTATGCTTAAGACCGCTCGCGAAAACAAGGCTTTGCCTTTGCCCATGAAAATTTTCGAAGTTTCGGACGTTGCCGTGCAGGATCCCACCGAGGAAAGGCAGGCTAGGAACTACAGAAGGCTTTGTGCGGTCTACATGGACAGAAAGGCCGGTTTTGAAGTCGCCCACGGACTGTTGGACAGGGTGATGCAGATTTTGGCGGTGCCTTTCttggaaaaaaaggaaaacGAAGGAAATTACGGGTACTATATCGCCTCTGCGGACG ACCCTACGTACCTCCCTGGCCGGGCGGCTCACGTTTTCTACCGACCCAAACCTGGTGCCCATCCTTCTAAACCCACTCCCtcaacttcttcatccaatCCCATTCAGTCGTTCACTTCTGACCTCAAGGCCGCCTTGCACGCGGAGAAAGGGTCTTCATGGGAGAGGGATATCAACATTGGCTCTTTGG
- a CDS encoding uncharacterized protein (Similar to TIGR gene model, INSD accession AAW42315.1), with product MRPQLFRPARTLGRRLNSSSASPQANPNVQKAVENAQKAYAQTAATLKKAAGPVGEKIGNALGGYREPIVYNSKVFASICRQVWQAEKLSPPRDLATWARAYSEIYAKAVNGGYWKNVLKTGAWAGLGVAALEAYGIFKLGEIVGRRNLVGYNLKE from the exons ATGCGGCCCCAGCTTTTCCGCCCAGCCCGTACCCTCGGTCGTCGCCTCAACTCCAGCAGTGCCAGCCCGCAGGCGAACCCCAACGTCCAGAAGGCCGTTGAAAACGCCCAGAAGGCCTATGCCCAGACTGCCGCGACCTTGAAGAAAGCTGCGGGTCCCGTCGGGGAGAAGATTGGCAATGCTCTCGGTG GTTACCGCGAACCTATCGTCTACAACTCCAAGGTCTTTGCTTCCATCTGTCGTCAAGTCTGGCAAGCTGAAAAGCTTTCTCCCCCTCGCGATCTTGCCACATGGGCTCGAGCCTACTCTGAGATTTACGCCAAGGCTGTCAACGGTGGTTACTGGAAAAACGTTCTGAAGACTGGTGCTTGGGCTGGTTTGGGTGTTGCC GCTCTTGAGGCATACGGTATCTTCAAGCTTGGCGAGATTGTTGGTAGACGAAACTTAGTTGGTTACAACCTTAAAGAATAG
- a CDS encoding inorganic phosphate transporter pho88, putative (Similar to TIGR gene model, INSD accession AAW42314.1) → MNNPAVTNLVLSLGAMQVARRIPMDDPQVVNYLRIAYATAQLLSLAIYYYITLQIRKKNDLTVLKYVNPASPMNPDAKPELVQTTVKDYDLAETGKAIRSLLISVAIMTFLHGYMKYTQPLFIQSIMGLKGALESNPAKLHLWNKKAEGDLARPFKASGGMFESLTGKATGPQTDAASIKEAEKAGKAE, encoded by the exons ATGAACAACCCAGCCGTCACAAACCTCGTGCTCTCCCTCGGCGCGATGCAGG TCGCCCGAAGGATCCCCATGGACGACCCTCAAGTCGTAAACTACCTGCGTATCGCTTACGCTACTGCTCAGCTTTTATCGCTTGCCATCTACTACTACATCACTCTCCAA ATTAGGAAGAAGAACGACTTGACAGTCTTGAAATACGTCAATCCGGCGTCTCCCATG AACCCTGATGCCAAGCCTGAACTTGTGCAGACAACTGTCAAAGACTACGACCTTGCTGAAACTGGCAAGGCTATCAGGAGCTTACTCATC AGCGTCGCCATCATGACTTTCCTC CACGGCTACATGAAGTACACTCAACCTCTCTTCATTCAATCCATCATGGGTCTCAAGGGCGCCCTCGAGTCCAACCCCGCCAAACTCCACCTTTGGAACAAGAAGGCCGAGGGTGACCTCGCCCGACCTTTCAAGGCCTCTGGCGGGATGTTTGAGAGTCTTACGGGTAAGGCTACCGGCCCTCAGACGGACGCCGCCTCTATCAAAGAGGCCGAGAAGGCTGGCAAGGCTGAGTAA